In Oscillatoria sp. FACHB-1406, the sequence CGCGCGCTGGATGTTGCACCACCACAAACAAAATCCGCTCTATACCCACTTTAACGACATCATCGAGATTTTTAAAAAGTACGATGTGTCTTTCAGTTTGGGCGATTCGCTGCGTCCGGGTTGTACTCACGATGCTTCCGATGAAGCGCAACTCTCGGAGTTGAAAACTTTGGGGCAGTTAACGCGCCGCGCTTGGGAACACGACGTTCAGGTGATGGTGGAAGGTCCGGGCCACGTGCCGATGGATCAAATCGAGTTTAATGTCAAGAAGCAGATGGAAGAGTGTTCCGAAGCGCCGTTTTACGTGCTGGGGCCGCTTGTCACCGATATTGCGCCGGGATACGACCATATTACCAGCGCGATCGGGGCTGCGATGGCGGGATGGTACGGTACGGCGATGCTTTGCTACGTGACTCCAAAAGAACACCTCGGACTGCCGAATGCAGAAGATGTGCGTAATGGCTTGATTGCTTATAAGATTGCCGCCCACGCTGCTGATATCGCCCGCCGCCGCCCCGGAGCGCGCGATCGCGATGACGAACTGTCCGCAGCGCGGTATAATTTCGATTGGAATCGTCAGTTTGAGTTGGCTCTCGACCCCGATCGCGCCCGCGAATACCACGACGAAACGCTACCGGCCGATATTTACAAAACAGCCGAATTTTGCTCCATGTGCGGGCCGAAGTTCTGTCCGATGCAAACCAAAGTGGATGCAGACGCGCTGACGGAGTTAGAAAAGTTTCTCGCTCGAGAACAGGAAGCAGTAGCGCGGTAATTTCAACGATAACGGCAAACGGGGCAGGGAGAAGAAGGAGTTGAAGTTGAGTTGAAACGCTCCCTGCTGTCAAAGTTAATAAGGTTAGTTGCGATCGCGGGTTTATTTCTCGCGATCGTCTTTCCCTTTACCGCCG encodes:
- the thiC gene encoding phosphomethylpyrimidine synthase — its product is MRTEWVAKRRGQDNVTQMHYARQGLHTEEMQYVAQRENLPVELIREEVARGRMIIPANVNHANLEPMAIGIASKCKVNANIGASPNSSNLEEEVAKLQLAVKYGADTVMDLSTGGGDLDIIRTAIINASPVPIGTVPIYQVMESVHGKIENLTPDDFLHVIEKQAQQGVDYMTIHAGILIEYLPLVRNRITGIVSRGGGIIARWMLHHHKQNPLYTHFNDIIEIFKKYDVSFSLGDSLRPGCTHDASDEAQLSELKTLGQLTRRAWEHDVQVMVEGPGHVPMDQIEFNVKKQMEECSEAPFYVLGPLVTDIAPGYDHITSAIGAAMAGWYGTAMLCYVTPKEHLGLPNAEDVRNGLIAYKIAAHAADIARRRPGARDRDDELSAARYNFDWNRQFELALDPDRAREYHDETLPADIYKTAEFCSMCGPKFCPMQTKVDADALTELEKFLAREQEAVAR